The following proteins come from a genomic window of Triticum aestivum cultivar Chinese Spring chromosome 6A, IWGSC CS RefSeq v2.1, whole genome shotgun sequence:
- the LOC123130984 gene encoding peroxidase 31 — MRRLSLLLLAAAALLAAAVAGVRAGPEMPQAASVAGMGAGPGVPQAAAAAAAGMGAGPQVPQAAAAGVLAGPGVPQAAAGGPAAKLSPDFYSQTCPRAERIIAEVVQSKQMANPTTAAGMLRVFFHDCFVTGCDASVLIAPTRFAKSEKDAEINHSLPGDAFDAVVRSKLALELECPGVVSCADVLALASRVLVTMTGGPRYPVPLGRKDSLSSSPTAPDVELPHSNFTVGRILELFLAKGFTVQEMVALSGAHTLGFSHCQEFASRIYNYRDKTGKPAPFDPTMNPGYAKGLQAACKEYLKDPTIAAFNDVMTPGKFDNMYYVNIERGLGLLSTDEDMWSDLRTRPLVERYAANNTAFFDDFARAMEKLSMYGVKTGADGEIRRRCDAYNDGPNTL, encoded by the coding sequence ATGCGCCgcctgtccctcctcctcctggccgcggCCGCCCTCCTCGCCGCCGCGGTGGCAGGAGTGCGCGCCGGGCCGGAAATGCCCCAAGCGGCGTCGGTGGCAGGAATGGGCGCCGGGCCGGGAGTgccccaagcggcggcggcggcggcggcaggaatGGGCGCCGGGCCGCAAGTGCcccaagcggcggcggcaggaGTGCTCGCCGGGCCGGGAGTGCCCCAGGCGGCGGCGGGGGGCCCGGCGGCCAAGCTGTCGCCCGATTTCTACAGCCAGACGTGCCCACGGGCGGAGCGGATCATCGCGGAGGTGGTCCAGTCGAAGCAGATGGCGAACCCGACCACCGCCGCGGGCATGCTTCGCGTcttcttccacgactgcttcgtgACCGGCTGCGACGCCTCCGTGCTGATCGCGCCCACCCGCTTCGCCAAATCCGAGAAGGACGCCGAGATCAACCACTCCCTCCCCGGCGACGCCTTCGACGCCGTGGTGCGCTCCAAGTTGGCCCTGGAGCTGGAGTGCCCCGGCGTGGTTTCCTGCGCCGACGTCCTGGCCCTGGCGTCCAGGGTGCTGGTCACCATGACCGGAGGCCCCAGGTACCCGGTCCCGCTGGGCCGCAAGGACTCGCTCTCCTCCAGCCCCACCGCCCCCGACGTGGAGCTCCCGCACTCCAACTTCACCGTGGggcgcatcctcgagctcttcctgGCCAAGGGGTTCACTGTGCAGGAGATGGTGGCGCTCTCCGGCGCGCACACGCTGGGCTTCTCCCACTGCCAGGAGTTCGCGTCCAGGATCTACAACTACCGCGACAAGACCGGCAAGCCGGCGCCGTTCGACCCGACCATGAACCCGGGCTACGCCAAGGGGCTCCAGGCCGCCTGCAAGGAGTACCTCAAGGACCCCACCATCGCCGCCTTCAACGACGTCATGACCCCCGGCAAGTTCGACAACATGTACTACGTGAACATTGAGCGCGGCCTGGGCCTGCTGAGCACCGACGAGGACATGTGGTCGGACCTGCGCACCAGGCCCCTCGTGGAGCGCTACGCCGCCAACAACACCGCCTTCTTCGACGACTTCGCCCGCGCCATGGAGAAGCTCAGCATGTACGGCGTCAAGACCGGCGCCGATGGCGAGATCAGGCGGCGCTGCGACGCCTACAACGACGGGCCCAACACCCTGTGA